Genomic DNA from Sardina pilchardus chromosome 4, fSarPil1.1, whole genome shotgun sequence:
aagatttccgcccgattgtggaaatttagtcgccgactgttaaaacagaccaaaatcgtgcaatgtaagccagccttaagtgatttccatgcataatatctgaattttttttcaaaaactttttttcggcctAACGTCAACCacttattattatattattattattagtagtagtagcatcATCATTATTAAGTGTTATATACTCAGGTGTTAAACTGATATAGCCAGAGAGTTATAATACACTTGACACAGCCACAACATATTGTTCATTTGATTCTGTGGTTTCCTTATACGTATATGGAACTTTATGGTTGACGTCTCCAGAAAGTTAGCCATGATTCATCATGAATGCTCAGAATATAATTAGCTACAGTACATTGGTGTGTGTTGATCTCTCCATAGAACAAGTTGCTGGAGACGAAGGTGGAGAACCGGACACAGATCCAGCAGAGAGTGAAGGAGCTGCATGAGGTCCATCAGGCCCTGCTAACGCTAAAGGTCATTACTGCTCAACATGACTCATGTTTATTTACTGCTAACGCTAAAGGTCATTACTGCTCAACATGGCTCATGTTTGTTTACTGTTACAGATGGGTGTACTGTTTGTTATTGTGTGCTGCTAAGTCATTTAACTTGATATGGACAAAGAGAAAGCAAGTCAGGCATTCATCTTCCCAAAGATAAACTGTTTGTTTGGAATGAGGCCTACTGTTCAACATGGCTCTTGTTCATTGAAcattactgtttgtttgtttatttattggttTGCGAGAGCTGTTTAGTCATTTTACTTTGATAATGCAATTAGATTTGGATGAAGAAACCAAGTCAAGCTGGTATGACCTTTATATCTCCTACTACCAGACCTCTGCACAGGAAGCTGTTGAGGATTCTGAGAGGATGTTCACTGAGCTGATCAGCTTCATGGAGCAAAAACGCTCTGAGGTGACCGAGTCGATCAGAGCTCAGGAGAGGGCAGAGGTGAGTCGAGCTGAAGGACtcctggagcagctggagctggagatcaCTAAACTGAAGAGCAGAGATGCTGACATGGAGAAACTTCAACAGACAGAAGATCATATTGATTTCCTCCAGGTAAAATCACCAACACTGAAGTTAATTTGTAGGTGTTTGTAGGTAACATTACAATGTTAGGCTGTTTGAGTTAGCAAGCTGTAAGATGAACGATAAACTCTGTGACTGTAACATTACATTGAAATTGCTCAGTGTTCTAGTGTGAGTGACCATGTCCTAAAATGACAATTCAGTACAATTAGCAATGATTTTTGGTAATCTCCCTCATTAATGTGGGCTAGAACCCCTAGACTTCTTGTATGATTACATACATTATCTTACTTCTAGATAGCTCTAGGCTAGAAGATTCTAGAGGGCATGTTCACTATTCCAGAAAGTGAGTGCATTAGTATGTTGATGACGTGTGTGTATCTCCATAGAGCTTTGATgcctgctgcacttcatctgtGTCAAAGATTTGTTCCAGTGTAACTTTCACTCCACATCTCTCCTCAACTGATATTAAGAGGCCGGCCCTTAAAGAGATAGAACACATGGTGTTGAGGTTAAATTCAGGTGAGATTCCTCAAGGTGGTTGTGTCATCTGTGTGAAACAGTTTTGTTTTCCATATTTCAATACCTTTACAGTGttgtctgttttattttgatTACATTGGCATTCATTTCATGCCTAAGACAAGTACACTTGCCACTGAGAAATGCCCCTGGTTGTTCTAATATATGCATTACTGTAAATAGAATTGGCCCTTGTTCTCTTACTGTACTGTCAATAGAAAAGTTTTCATTATGATCATATATATGTTTCTTTATTACTCACAGATCACAAAGCTACAAGCATTGACTCCCATCAGACTAGTGAACCCACACGTCCCCATCAAAAAAGTGTCGTCCAAGAGAGAGGTTTGTACACCATACAGCACCTAGGTAGTGACCTCCATTATCTCCATGACTACACCCACTACCCTGAGCTGGATTCCCAGTCTGGCTCTGAGGTGTGCTGTTTCGTCCAATCAGAGAGCTGAACCTGAGGCTGTGGGTCCACCAATCACAACACTGTGAGACATGGCAGCTGGTCATGTGACCTGTACATCCATGTGTAACACGGGGAGGAAGATTTACATGGCGTCCCCCACAGACATGATTCTGTTTTGTTTATGATACCATGACACTTCTAAACATGTCTTTGCTATTTTAGTCTTTTATTATTTGAATCTAGACTGACATAACTAAtgtagaaataaaacaaaataaatgtcatttaataattgaaaataaatgtttgtttctctgtattCCTCTAATAATTAACTGTAATAGTCATATTTTATCAATCAATTCGTGTAGTTTAATATTTCTCCTTCATCTCTAAATAATATTAATTATATGTTTAACCAGGGCAAATGCTAATTAATGAAGTATGATCATGTTTATCGATAAGCTTCTGAGCAGAGATATTGTCCTGAGCTGGTGAGGGGTGACCACTTCAGCTCCTTCTCATTGCATTACATTCTCCTTCTCCTGCAGGCTTCAGGGTGGGGGACAGAGTCCGAGTGAAGGCTTCTGTTAGAACTCCACAGTGGGGCTGGAGAAACGTCACTCACAGCAGTGTGGGTGTGATAACAGGTGAGGCCCTCGTGGTGTTGAGATTTGTCTCTGAAGTTCTCATGCATGACTGATTGTAATGCATGTTGAATTCTGGTATTTATTAGTGGTTTCTATACGTTATTATGAACTAATGATATTAAAACTGACTTTGTGTTCTCTCCTGTTCCCATAGACATCAGTGTTTGGTGTATTGTAGTTAAGTTTCCTGAGTGTACTTCCTGGGGGGCACCAGCCTCAGAGTTGGAGCTGGTCCTCTGATCCCTCACATGCCCTGATTTAGAGGTCATGACCTGACCTCTGGGCTTCATGAAGGTCGTGAAGTGCAACATGATGCAGGTTCATTACTGATTTTGACACACCCATCGTTTACATTAACTACCCAGGCTCTCCACTCAGTAGCTTTGTCCTGAGGAGGGAAACCAAATTCTGGCAACAGTCAGCAATTGTGTTTTTGATAGCAGGTTTGTTGCCATGCAGCTAGTGAGCTGTACAGTTTTTGACCATTTTTCAAGAAACTTTATGATGGAGTTTTACGACAGCATTACATACTGTTCCCAGTGACATCACATGCCGCTCCCAGTGACATCAGCTCATTGGTGTGTCCAGATTACCGATCTCCTGTTGGTTCACCTGCTGATGTAAGTCCCCACctacagccgtggcctactggttgggcagccgtggcctaggttgccggttcgatccctgaccagtccacggctgaagtgcccttgagcaaggcacctaacccctcactgctccttgagcgccgctggttgggcaggcagctcactgctctgggttgtgtgatcacctcactgtgtgttcactgtgtgctgtgtgttcactaatttgtttaaattgggttaaatgcagagaactgaatttccctcatgggatcaaaaaagtatatattctattattttttcTAGGTCCCCACCTGAAGCACACTGAAAGACTCATGAGCTCACCTTTATATGCCCTCCAATGGGATCCCCTGTGCAGGTAGCCTTGGGGCTGTTGGTGTTGCTCTCAGTGCCTTTGTGTTCAACTGTGCCCCTGCTGGTTTCAGTGTGAAAGCCATATTTGTAGTTCAATAAACTGCCAATAAACAAACCTGCACTTGCATCCAAGGAGGACTCAAAactgatttgtttttctcttattgTCTCCTCTCTTCGGGTGCTCTCAAATAATAGCATTTCTTGTCATGTTCTGCTACTCCACAGGATATTTCTAATATGTCTACAACTTGTCTGCCCCAGCATGAATACACCTCACTCATGACAAGAGGTCACATCAGAATAGTCCTCACTCATGACAAGAGGTCACATCAGAATACCCCTCACTCATGACAAGAGGTCACATCAGAATAGTCCTCACTCAtgactagggatgtaacgatgcatcgtgacacgaataaaaatcgatacaaatgcgtgacgattcgcaccggttgatagaaaaaatgaatcgcgatgagtcacgtgacttatgtcactaggtacagggcacagaacgagggaagacgacggtatgcaacaactttgaactagagtgtgtCAGGGTCCgtatgggtgcttgaaatccttgaaaatgcttggattttaatgtggtgttttcaaggtttgaaaaagacatcatttattaagttgttttgtttttgccacgcgttcgcgtccagtttgacgtgtctggattttccgataatgacagcaatcttgtgatgctgatattgacttttaatttctgcgcgtgtaaactagtctaagatactgtgcttgaacgaagttagctgtgacagactaacctactggttttcatcgttttaaccacaaagcctgtcgaccttaggtctactcaattgtttagttaacaccttgtcatttcgcgtttgtcccgccgttcacctccgtgcgccccatgtaaatcagaacatatgtcgggatagccatctcactatgagaaaacgtatgacgatagtgctaagagattaacacgtttgcatgcttggtaaacatcagtcttgcacataatattgagctgattttttttagtggaaatggcttactgtagcatattgtgctgatagatggaaaaagttgcctatttaaaggcacagtctgaattttaatcctagctctccatttagtgtgtgcacttgaacaactataatgatgtagcatataacagtgctgccctacaaagcagaaaggcagtaactgcatttttggtcgaaaattagttattataattttcatgacattaaagttgttatgaagattgagtaccaaaaataagctaatgtaaagtaaaaaaaaaaataaacctccaataactgctacattaactacaaccataaggctaagcaacagcataactttaaaatgttttttttttttttcagtttgcactctgcatagttactgcctttttgctttgcagggcagagtagggcctgccatttattttaagaggagaggtgtaggaggtaatactttggaaggagagggagtggtgcaatttgattttctttggagcaacctcttcaaacagcatcaatataaaaaaaaaattgtgataaaatcgtatcgtgaacaaaaaatcgtgatccatatcgagtcgtgagttgagtgtatcgttacatccctactcaTGACAAGAGGTCACATCAGAATAGCCCTCACTCAAGACAAGAGGTCACATCAGAATAGCCCTCACTCATGAGGTCACATCAGAATACCCCTCACTCAAGACAAGAGGTCACATCAGAATAGTCCTCACTCATGACAAGAGGTCACATCAGAATAGCCCTCACTCAAGACAAGAGGTCACATCAGAATACCCCTCACTCATGACAAGAGGTCACATCAGAATAGCCCTCACTCAACACAAGAGGTCACATCAGAATAGCCCTCACCCAAGAGGTCACATCAGAATACCCCTCAGTCATGACAAGAGGTCACATCAGAATACCTCACTCATGACAAGAGGTCACATCAGAATAGTCCTCACTCATGACAAGAGGTCACATGACCTTTATAAAACCTTTATATAAGTCATGACCTGGAGAGAGCATATGAAAAGCTGAttcacagaatagaatagaatagatacaACATGACAAGAGCAACCTGTATAAATGCAGATTAGTATTGAATACATAGGAACTTGGTATTAAACTTCTATAATGTTTTGTTAGTGAGGGATCCAACATTTCTACCACAAACTGTCAATAAACAAAACCTGCACTTGCATCCAACAAGGAAGATTCAATTCTGGTCGTTTTCTCTTATTCTGTTCTCGGTTGCTCTCGaataatgcaacatttgaaataTAAATATCTACAGGAGGTGAGTGGATGGCTACTCTGTGATCAAAATAATGTATCATGGTGTTTATGAGGTGAATGTGGTATTGTGAGGACATTTTTGGATGGCAGATAATGAAAGATTTGCACTCGAGGAAGAAGCAACCACTTTTGTCCATTTATGCGTGTTTAGACTGCATGTATGCCTTAAGCTTGGATTATTATctcatcttttctttttcatgttgATTACTTTCTACTATGATACTGTATACTACGAGCTCTTTCTACTACAATACTGTATACTACGAGCTCTTTctactacagtactgtatactaCGAGCTCTTTCTACTACAATACTGTATACTACGAGCTCTTTCTACTACGATACTGTATACTACGAGCTCTTTCTACTGCAATACTGTATACTACGAGCTCTTACTGCtttcactgctgctgctctatAGCTCCTTCTGCTCTGGTGTGTTTGGACTGTGATCTTTACTAGCGTCTTTACACATGTGTGATGCCTGATCACCTGCTTGCCTCTCAGGTCTCTAAACATTCAATTGTAGCCTACAGCACTTTGGTAGTGTCCCAGCAAACACGCCCTTGCGGGGCCCATATGGGGCCCATGCGGTATTTCTTCGGGTAGTGTGGGCTAGGGCCAAACCCATACAAACCCATGCAGGGCCAGCGTGGGCTTGCCCAGGTCAGGACCAAACCTTTGGGCTCTCTGTGGGCTCTCTTTGGGCAGCCCACAATTAGCTGATTGCCCCCAGAAAGCCCCTGCTGGCCCAGTGTGGGCTAGCCCATTCTGGCCCAGAGGAACTTTTGTACCATTGGGCCCATGCAGGTTTTTTGTGGGCAGCCCTCACtcataggattttttttttttttttttgaccaacCAATGTACAAAGGCATtgcaaaccaaaaacaaaatacagtatgCATCGTTCAGTGAATATTTTGATATTCTGTCCCTGATATTACTCTACACTCTAAAAACAGATTGTTCAAATACTAATATCATTGGTAAAGCCAGCATTGGTTGTTTTAACCAGAGCccgtcccttattagacattctggtTTTAACCAAGATGTTACTCATAATCAATCAATTGGTTATTCATcaatcaatgtttttggttgaaTAGTCTACTTAGGCTATCTGTATTAGTTGAAAGCCAATGTCAGAAAAAGGGATAGCCTAATGGTTGGGggctatttttgttttctaagGTGGCCTTCACATTTTGGCATGTACTTTGATCGAGCTTTAGCCCCAAGGTAGCATAACATGTACCTTTTCTGGAAACAAAAAAGGCCTACAAACAGTCACGTGTGTTGTTGGGGAAGGGGATATCGGGGTGACCGATACGGTCACCTCAAGTCTCAATATCAGCAGCCCTCCCTCACCAAGTGATGCAGCAACTTTCAACTGCCTTTGGTGAGGAGGCAGAGAtgcagggttgccaactttgGGTGGTTGGCTGGAGTGAGATTTTGTGaagttagggggggggggggggggttgcaaaaggtatcagcacaattccccactttgatcaagggggctttctcgacccccacctgtccatcatcatcactctaaaaaagtagtagcctaggtcaagctcaaaattgtcaaatttattgacataacgtcacttgctaaatatacctcagtaacagttaggctacagataggcctaaatatcagttcagaaatagagaaaataaaaatctaaatcaatgaccaatatcgtcagtttttgtcattgacaaggtgttaatCCTTGCTTCAAGAAAGATGATTTCCAAAATTACAGAAATAGGGCCAACTAtaggctaccattgtgttataggctaaatgaagcacaacctcgttcaaaatttcagtcaggtcaggtcaggccctgacgcgagcgcttccctgaatgaaacagtccgtccgtTGCGCATCGGGCGCTACCCCCTCTATCACGGTCTGCAGgccatttcttttacctgctatcgtaTGTGCGCCATCCGAGTCCCTCACAgctttcccatttgatgtcatgttctgccaggtagactagggtaattgttgagaatgttgaatagctcatcagcagtggccctacttttgacagaatagaatatcttcgctcgctgtcaagttaacaaagcggacataacttTGTTACTGTCAGTGCCTACTGCCTGAAGttggagaacaagtagaaatgtaggcctattgcaatttaaaaactggaataggctactgaatggcttcattaattgcattaattgcattaactgccatcagaaagattgcgctctgtcaagtgtcattcatatcagtgtgaacttcgtgagcaatccgacagAAACGAATGGTGCGCATTTTGCACTTTGCCCGCCGCAaataatttctctgcgctgagaaCGTTGTAGACAGATATTATACCTATACCTGCTATTGATCTAaagagcctatagcctatacatgccttaagttcgtcttctgtctacaataggctatgatctgctgtggtctagtcaccaactgattatgaacgggttgaagaaaaagaagaatggattttggcgtgacatttcttgtgtctgcgtgagagcgtgagattgatgctgaaatcgtgagtgtcacggcgggagcgtgagagttggcaacccagATGTCGTCTGTCTGGTTGTTCTTGAAAGTGTCTGAATccttttcccaaaaccatatttgctaacctgttagcaacttagttggttggcaatgggaagttGCATTGCAACCTCAAAGATGCTAacttataggctactgactCAGCTTGcgtaccgacacacacacacacacacacacacaccatagactgtaaaaaaaacgtGTTATATCCATGACGAGTCTTGAGATAGTGAATTAGCCtaacaatggccctcatttatgaaacgtgcgtacgaccaaaaacaggcgtaaaaccagcgtacgcttgtttccacgcaaagtaggctacagcatttatcaatgtaaacgtgatcggtgctaaacgctcaaatctcacatcTAGCCTGAACTCGCGTACGCAAGTTTCAGGCAGCATAGCACCGTGCtgaattgatggactatctcggacataacacctttcctgtacatgtgcagcctatttgctgtaatgtagcatattatattgacacattttatggcttaggatagccatataggagatgattatattctctttggcaaacgcaacattcatgaattatatattttaaattattttcaaagggcaaatttcagtgtcgtaaggttttgtaatgaatgtatgtatgatgtgttctctctgcgaaaataaagtctgttgcacttaaatcgctctagttttcCGCCTTCCTtcatgacagcttctagctgttaaaattaacaaggtttagctggacgtcactgtggctcgagatcatgatgatctcttttggacatataatgcaccttcatatcgcaaattctaggggcgaggccattaaaacgagcataatacaggggtgtgatatttaaatatcaccttgtttccagccgccacatttatcaacacacgtttattcttacgctggaattggagtgatacgaaagtttgatgaatcacgcgtgagccccgtcgtaagatgatttctgcgctcagatatatacactggtttctacgctctgttgataaataaGGGCCATTGTCTACTGATaaccaaaaaataataaaaaaaatgagtaaacattaaaccacatcatcacatacccttcaccatagctagagattggcatggtcctttttccagtaggcctattagcctgtttgatgctcattgagctcaatgcaaatcaaacaggctattagtcctactggaaaaagcccaACAGGAAACTCCTTAAATTATGTACATGACTTTCATTGAATTAAATTCTACTTCCTGTATTaaatttgaattgtaattctacatcctgtttttgacctcaattcatattcaaactcaagaattgaattggaatttataagtcattctcaattcaattctgaattgtgCTAGCCTGACCTAGCCttgcacgccctcccagtgacgtagcctaacaccttcggcgttgctgtcgctggtctggcccaaagccatcgatatctcaaagttgcgacactaccattgactcccgtgtacaaacaatggcggcacatccgggaactattccattgagaatggatgaatatctcaggtgttatattaagacttttctacatgacttatagtcgtgtgcataataatgcattttcattgagtaatatatatgtatgtggaaatgcagtttacagtaattttcatcgagtatttaccgtaaatattaatgcgatcgctgctgtcaatcccgtagtaaaccagggaccgagggaactactgagtctacccactaaccacgtgaccgctctaatctggctttaagatggaagtcaacggctgtcgcaactttgagatatcgatggctttggtctggccaactgctcatcggggaggatttctgaattccgcaAAACTGCGTAACTGCCCCCtctggtcgagaaccaatcaactttgagcagctcca
This window encodes:
- the LOC134078868 gene encoding E3 ubiquitin/ISG15 ligase TRIM25-like, translating into MAFIPVSQDEFSCCVCLDLLKDPVTVSCGHSFCSSCITGCWDQEDQKGVYSCPQCRETFTPRPVLRRNTMLTEVIEKLKKTELQSDVKAPSYAGPDDVECDFCSGRKHKAIKSCLTCLVSYCEVHIQPHYEVPRFSKHKLVNATSQLQEKICSQHDRIIEVFCRTDQKLICLLCSMDDHSGHKTVSAVAERTERQNKLLETKVENRTQIQQRVKELHEVHQALLTLKTSAQEAVEDSERMFTELISFMEQKRSEVTESIRAQERAEVSRAEGLLEQLELEITKLKSRDADMEKLQQTEDHIDFLQSFDACCTSSVSKICSSVTFTPHLSSTDIKRPALKEIEHMVLRLNSDHKATSIDSHQTSEPTRPHQKSVVQERGFRVGDRVRVKASVRTPQWGWRNVTHSSVGVITDISVWCIVVKFPECTSWGAPASELELVL